TCAAAGGCTGACTGTAAGTCTAaagttttattttcaagtaaGCACTGCCTTATTGTGGCAGAACCTAGCGCATTAATGAAAGCATCTCTCACATAGTTATCACTGGCTTCTACAGCAGTCACTGCTTTGAACTGGCAATCTTTAGCTAATAACTTTAATGCCTGAAGAAACAAGTCTAGCGACTCACCGGGTTCTAGGTGTCGTGTTGCAAGCACATACCTTGCGAATACTTTATTCTTGGGCTTCACAAACAGTTCTGTTAGGGATTTTTCAGCAGCATTATACGTAGTGCAGTCAGCTATGTAGTCGAACACACGTGGAGCAACGTAGTTCATCAGGAGACCCAGCTTGTCCATGGAGGGAGTAGTTTGCTGTACTGCTAGAGAGAAGTTTTTGAATGCCTTGAGCCAGTGACGCCATTCTTGAGCAGCGTTGGTGGAGTCTGAGTCAGTAGTAAACCGCTCGGACCGTGGTAACCGCTTCATGTTCACTGGCTGAATTATTTCATCAATACATTAAGGTAAACAAACGCATTATCAAACTTGTGACTTTTTTatcaaataattacagtacaCTTACATCCTGCAATAATACCAAGCCATATAATATACAATACATATATGCAGTTTCAGCACTTTATATTCACTTTAACAATAAATAAACTGCATATGAACTAAAGCTAGAACAAACAGAAAATAAGAATACATAACACCGATCTGTATTCATGTGAGTCACAACTGTTCTGACAGTCACCAAAACAataacagtcaagcgagcatccagcTGATACAACAATAAATCCAGCCAGGTACGATAGTTACAATACATTTACtacaaatatattataatattatactaTATTATAATAACACTGCGCCACGAGGACTAACTGTCCTCCAggcacagtggtaaaacactcgcccggtGCTTcaagagcgctttggcctgggttcgaatcctggccggggaggattgaccgggtgtcaatccttaactgtagcctctgttcacccagcagtgaatgggtacctgtttgttaaacgatttggcgggtcgtattccaggaaaaattaagattaaggatctgcccaaaACGCAATGCTGCTgggtagtggctgtacaagaatgtaagaactcgaactgtatatataaatacaataaataatcATGATCCCGGTTCAAAGAACCATAAATATGTAGGGAAATCCATgggaatttatttattatttattgttcATTAAATTTATAAACCAATTCTtctgtcaaataatgatggtctgctttcagcctctgacactgttcttgagttcaataggttcttctcttccattgggtcatcccttgcaaatgatattccatcgtccagtactaatattcaggactatcttacaggtaactatccacagtctctgtacctaatgcctactaattccactctattgtcaaccaatgtctgttttttttttttaatgacgctgtttgtcgaccaaattgtatttgtgctgctttttcagccatgttcccccctttttatctctttttttttatttgttttcaactcattttattctttatgctcaattagtattaggctttagtcatttaagtttttcatgcccgaaacgctttgcgtaatagtggctttaggcattgtatgtactagccctatctataaatccatcactctttgtaaaatctcttgtgtgtatgtaccttacctaaataaacatttgatttgatttgatttgatttgatgttactgacataatcctttcccttaaaaccaagtctaatgcccttgaggagataccaactcttatttacaaaaaagcctccagatttttagcccctgctattgcattgctcttcaacaagtcacttgaactccaaacccttccagatattctaaaaaaagcgagagtaaccccagtccacaaatgtggtgatcccactgatgttaacaacttcagacctatatcaattctgccaaacttgtcaaaaatatttgaaaaactaatcaataagcagctttactcttatctagccaaactcaatatacttagctcttgtcaatatggcttcagactcaaaaaaaagcactaacgatgcacttattagtatgattaacttgatacatacagctcttgataaaaatgagttccctgttggattatttgtagacctgcgtaCGGCTTTTGACACTATTAATCACCAAAACCTtcatcttaaattacaacattatggagtcagaggacactccctgcagtacactaagtcttaccttactgacaggctccagtatgtttctgtgaataattcaatttctcctaccctacccatcaacattggtgttccccaggacaGCATAGGTTTCGTTATGTTGATTCGCTTTATCTATTTTCTACATAATTCATTATTATTTTCTACATTTCTTTATTAATTTATTAGGTCATTCAAGTCCTGCACTTTCAATCAGATGTTTCTCCTTATTTTGTTCTTTCCAGGCCTGCTTTTGTTTATGTTCATGTTTTCTATGTCCCTCCTTTTTTGTTttcatatttaatttaatttacctAAGTCTTTCTTAAGTTTTGCGTAGGTTTTAAGCTTTATTTAAGTTCTACTTATGGTTTTACTACTTTTCTCATTTCACTCACTATACAcattatttaactatatttgtccCCCATTTGTGACTATAATTATTACATTTTATTATCATTAGTCCTTTATTTATATTCTCTTCGCGTTCGTTTTAAGTTTTGGTTCTTGGGTCGTTTTTGctttctcagctttcatttaattatttcttcTTTCCTTAGCTCTGGACTAGTCTCCTTCCCTCCCCGTTTGCGcccgttctcccccccccccccccgtttccgcccgttctctcccccccccccccccccttcccgtttCGGGGTAGTCGTTTTCTCCTTTGCCCTCCTTCGCTTCCTCACCTTGCTCTCGTTGCGTTCGGTGCCGTCCCTTGGGGACCGCCCTCCTTGTCTTTTATTTACGTATCTTGCGTGTACTTTTACGCTTCTTTCAGTTCGACTTACTCTTGGGTTTTTTGTTCCACCTTTCCTATGTTTCACGTTTTCTTCATTTACTCGGTTTAAATTCTTAATTTAATTTCTCCTCTTTTGCCCAGTCCTTTGTTACGGGTGTTGCATGCTTGTTGCTTGGCCGTTCTCTCTGCCCTCCCCCTTCCTGCTTTGGTTCTATGGGTTATTTAGTTTTCATTACTAGTCATAACTATGAATATTAAATGTAATTGTGTTCATACGTACCTTTATTATTTCATTACTTTATAATTATTATTcattgtattatttatttaattaattattcatTATGATTAGGTAGGTTTGTTATtgcttaatttattatttacataattatttattatttaccattttcCACATTAATAAAATATACAAGTAAAGTGTTTACAAGTAGTGAAGTTACTACTTATTTATTATGTTATTTACAGTTCCACATTTTATTCAtgggtatttatttattattcgtTATTagttatataatttattatttataattttaaTTCCTATTATTGATATTTATtacttatttattattattattattatttattattttctctGTATAATTATGTTTCTTTAAGCTTTATTTGCAATTATATATTTCTTATTGTCCCTTCTTTGTGGTTTCATGTTTTACTTCACGTGAATTTTAATTTAGTGACGTTGGTTACTAttatcatttcattttttttctccattATTTATTTTCGACTAGTCTcctttatcttatcttctccttcCCCCACTACGTCTTCTGGGCTGCTCCTCAGGGGCGTTTGttaattgtattatttttatAGTTTATTTACTTTTGTTATTCATTTATttctttgtatttttgttttgtttgttatatattacggttatttattttgtttctttAGTTCTACTTTTATTCTTTATTTTCTGGTTTCACTTTGTCCTTCTCGCCCTACTTTTTTGTTATGGTTTATTTGCTGCTTTACCTGTCTCTGCCCTTGCCGTCTGCTTACATTTCCTTTCTCCGCAGTACGGAGAAGCCGGCCCACACCCCCCAGCGCGGAAGAGGACAAGGACGGCGTCGACGAGAGGACAGCGACGAAGGGGCGCCAGAACGCAACTGCCCAGGGCAAGGGCGAAACCCGCCCGCTTCGCCTCCCCCTCAACAGAGGCCTCTTCGGGGGGCTCCGACACGGACGGCGACATACCCGACACACACCTGGCCAGCAAGGCCACGGGGGGCGCGGCTGCCCAGCCCCCACAACTTTCGGCTGATGACTGGGCGGCGCTGCAGTCGCTCATCACACAGGTTCGGAGCCCCTCCGCCGACTCAAGGTAACGGCACAACACGAACACGAACGACGCAGCCCTCTCGGACCAGCCTACCCGCCCTGCCTCCCCCTCGGTAAGCCGCCCATGGTCAAGGGCGAGGAGGCACATGACGAGGCGCCGAAACAGCTCTTCCAGCCCCGAGCTCTTACGGTGAGTACCGCAGAGAGAGCTCGTCTCCCCTCTTCCGCTAGTTCTTGGCTGGGACAGCACCGGCGGTCGGAAGGCTCCACCGTCCCCATACTAGGTGAGCACGTTCCGCAGGCCCTACGAGAGAAAGTCTGGGTGTTATAAATTTACGTGCTGTTactttaaaagccttggtccacataggcaggatacaaggttttacaattaggacaagctagggtaaagtctactagtgaagaacttgaaagcttgaggcagcttggGGTAGTAAGCCCACGTGGTACCCAatcacaacacaaacacttagggatgcccaaaacactggcttatactaTACAAATCACACAAGCATATCTAGAGCACAGTACACAGGTTTTGCACTTATCTTAGTAGCTTAAGTtaagggaaagggagaaggaggagaagaatCGAGGCAGAGCCCCCACAGGAAGTTGTTGACACCACACAGCCCGAACAGAGAAGAAAGCATCAGCCTTCGCGCTTCCTGCCTCTGATTCACTGCCAGCCTGATACTCagctaatcgtacagcagccctCAAACCAAGTTTTCTCAGACCTACTTTACTAATCATTACTAAgcatagctgataactagttcactaattaataatcaacaataagctcagagtctgaatgctctgtgagaagcAATATTCATCTTACGTTTGGCAAGGATGACGGGGATAAGGCATACTCCAAGTTTCAAGAGCCCGGATataaatattattgtaattaaATATCCCTCTCACATTATCCAATTCTATGAATTAATGTATAGTTATTATTTAGAGCTCgacttgacctctggtttccaactaaggaacccagggtcataacactgGGCAAACAAGTACATCAACTTTAGGGAGCTGCTAGCCTACGAACGCGACGCCAGGCCCTCCAAGACGTGCCACGCCACTTCCTCTGAGGCTCAGTCGTCCGCTAAGAATCTGCCGCCTCTGACGCCCAAGCTGTGGGGGCACGGCTTCGACAATTTTGCATCAATCTACCTGGAGCAACATCCCGCCAAAGGGCATGCGCTTTTCATTTATGTATACTATGTGAAATCCATGAAGCGCGCCCTCTGTGGCGACTGGATGTGGTATGATGAGGCTTTCAGGTGGGACAAGGAGAGATCGGGCTGCCCTTGGACTGCTCTATGACTCGACCTGGAGATTCGGTCGGTACAACGCGCTGCGCAGGAGCGGACTCAGGTGGTGCATCAAACCGTTGCCTCCTCAGCTGGATGGCTCTCCACTGCACGGGCCTATGGCCTCCCCCCGGGATACAGCTACGCTTTCCACGCAACAGGGGCAGGCTGTTCCGTCACCTCCTGCACCTACAAGCACTACTGTCCGCGTTGCCACAAGCGACACCCTGCCTCCTCCTGCCGTGCCCCCAGGCCCAGCATCGCGTCGCCGCCACCAAGGAGAAGCGCTCCCGTCGCCCCACTCAGGACAGGGGCAAGAGGAACGACACACGTAACAATGCCAGTGGACGCAGACGCACTTGATGCTTTCCTGGTGGGTTACCCCCTCCGGGACTACGTCGTGGGAGGCTTCCGGAGGGGTTTCCTATACTCGGTTTCGAGGGGGCACTGACTTCAATCTCCTCACGCAACCCCCCAGCAACTACAGCCCTTCCAAATATAGTGGGGCCTATGCTCGACAAGGAACTAAGTCTGGGACGCATAGCGGGCCCCTTTGAGGCCATTCGAGAACTTCAAGTGTTCTCCCATAGCCCTGAGAGAAGTCTATGCTGGGCAAGTACAGGCTCCTGCACAACCTCAGCTACCCCTATTCCTCCAAGAGCATGAACGCCAACATCCCGTGGGAGTCGACAACAGTGACCTACCAGTCCATCAACGACGCGGTGGTCTTGGTGGTCAGACGCTCGCCGGGGGCGCACTTGGTGAAGTGCAACATAGCCGAGGCGTTCCGGATCGTCCCGGTCCACCGGGTTTTCAGTTTGTTGAGAAAATTATGTGATTTTGCTTTTTTGGATTGcacaatttaagaagaaggttttggtggttgacagtatcgaaagctttacgcaggtccacaaataacccaacagggaactcatttttatcaagagctgtatgaatcaagttaagcatacgaataagtgcatcgttagtgcttttttggggtctgaagccatattggcaagagctaagtatattgtgtttggctagataagagtaaagctgcttgtagattagtttttcaaaattttttgataagttaggcaggattgatataggtctgtagttgttaacatctgtgagatcaccacatttgtgtacaggggtaattctcgcttttttttagaatatctggaaaggtttggagttcaagtgacttgtttgaagagcaatgcaatagcaggggctaaagttctggaggcttttttgtaaattaaagttggtatctcctcaagggcactagacttggttttaagggaaaggattatctcattgacgtcagtggaattaataggctttaggtacagagactgtggatagttacctgtaagattgtccttaacgtcagtactggaagatggaatatcatttgcaagggatgacccaatggaagagaagaacctattgaactcattaGCAGAgcctgaggctgaaagctgaccatcgttattggacaggagtgttggtttgttatttaaaatcttcttagatcccaatatttgtgaaattgtgccccaagtttttttaatgttgctctttatttgggtaaatttatcttcgtagtatttagttttggctcgtctaattatcttagataacaataacgagtaattctttgagaattctttggagacaattcctaacctatacttcttctaatgtatttaatctcaattagtattctttaatatcaattagtattaagttttagtctctaGTATTTTTCcttcccgaaacgctttgcgtaatagtggctttaggcattgtatgtactagctctatctataaattcatcaatatttgtatcccccttgttatgtatgtatgtactttacctgaataacatTTGAATTTGTATTTTGAATTTGTTTGACATTTTGAATTTGTATgacactgtgggcattctttctaagatcagatattatgtaccacgccctgccctggtgactctctattactcccttatctatccatatctcaactatggtatttgtgcttggggttctactaccaaaaatcacttacgtcctctaattacccaacacaaagctgctattaggacaatatccaactctggccccagacatcactcggtacccctactcaaatctctgaatatgttagacattaagtcactgcacattctctcatgtgtattatacatatataaacgctaaactataatgccaatcctgatctcaaaagcttcatagaaggttgtaacagaacccatgagcaccacaccagaaataaatagttctgatattcctagagtacgacttaatcaaactagaaatgctctacaaatcaagggcccagaatgtggaatgaccttcccaaccatgttaaagactgtacctctctcaaccagtttaagataaaaactaaacactactaataaattccctgtaacctacctcactcctctattgtcaacccatgtctgttatttttttttttttttttttttttttttttaatcaacactgtttgtcaacctattgtattgtgctgctttttcagtcatgttccccctttttttttatctttatttgtatttgttctcaacacttttattctttatgctcaattagtattaagttctagatattaatgtttttcttgcccgaaacgcattgcgtaatagtggctttaggcattgtatgtactagctctatctatatatcaatccattaatgtaacatcacttgtatgtatataccttacctgaataaacatatttatttatttattattttatttgaaGACTGaagaacagtctccgtggtgtagtggtaagacactcgcctggcgttccgcgagcgctatgtcatgggttcgtatcctggccggggaggatttactgggcgcaattccttaactgtagcctctgtttaacgcaacagtaaaatgtgtacttggatgaacataagaagaacataagaacataagaacaaaggtaactgcagaaggcctattggcccatacgaggcagctcctattctataaccacccaatcccactcatatacttgtccaacccgtgcttgaaacaatcgagggaccccacctccacaatgttacgcggcaattggttccacaaatcaacaaccctgttactgaaccagtatttacccaagtctttcctaaatctaaacttatccaatttatacccattgtttcgtgttctgtcctgtgttgatacttttaataccctattaatatcccccggttatggtccattcatccacttgtaaacctctatcatgtcacccctaactcttcgcctttccagtgaatgcaacttaagctttgttaatctttcttcatatgaaagatttctaatttggggaattaacttagtcatcctacgctggacacgttcaagtgaatttatatccattctataatatggcgacccaaactgaactgcataatctaaatggggcctaactagagcaagatatagcttgagaaccacaccaggtgtcttgttactaacgctgcgattaataaatccaagtgtccgatttgccttattacgacatttatgcattgatccttttgttttaaattcttactaatcatacctcccagatccctttcgcaatccgacttcgcaatcacaacaccatctagctcgtatctagtaactctatcatcattacctaacctcagaactttacatttatcagcattaaactgcatctgccaatcctttgaccatttcaaaacccttaatgaaaaaacgattcttcgcggcaggggatcgtattccagggatcataggattaaggacttgcccgaaacgctacgcgtactagtggctgtacaagaatgtaacaactcttgtatatatctcaaaaaaaatttgaatagtctccgtggtgtagtggtaagacactcgcctggcgttccgcgagcgctttgtcatgggttcgtatcctggctgaggaggatttactgggcgcaaatccttaactgtttaactcaagagtaaaatgtgtacttggttgtagcaacgattcttcgcggcggagatcgtattccagggacctgcccgaaacgctacgcgtactagtggctgtaaaagaatgtaacaattcttgtatatatatctcaaacaaaaaaaaaatacactc
This DNA window, taken from Procambarus clarkii isolate CNS0578487 chromosome 76, FALCON_Pclarkii_2.0, whole genome shotgun sequence, encodes the following:
- the LOC138357153 gene encoding uncharacterized protein, coding for MKRLPRSERFTTDSDSTNAAQEWRHWLKAFKNFSLAVQQTTPSMDKLGLLMNYVAPRVFDYIADCTTYNAAEKSLTELFVKPKNKVFARYVLATRHLEPGESLDLFLQALKLLAKDCQFKAVTAVEASDNYVRDAFINALGSATIRQCLLENKTLDLQSAFDQAHTLETAQKLSASYAQPGATNAAMTLSLDLEDSGGQESVEEELV